In a genomic window of Erigeron canadensis isolate Cc75 chromosome 5, C_canadensis_v1, whole genome shotgun sequence:
- the LOC122599009 gene encoding ISWI chromatin-remodeling complex ATPase CHR11 isoform X2, whose amino-acid sequence MGRRSKSEESLSNSSEEEPVNDQPEEEEEDEEELEAVARPVDSDEDDNATPAADEPLDDDDDEDDKDETKNEISHREKARLKEMQRLKKQKIQDILDQQNASIEADMNSKGKGRLKFLLQQTELFAHFAKTDQSASQKKVKGRGRHASKMTEEEEDEVYLKEEEDGLSGSGHTRLLVQPSCITGKMRDYQLAGLNWLIRLYENGINGILADEMGLGKTLQTISLLGYLHEFRGITGPHMVVAPKSTLGNWMNEIKRFCPVLRAVKFLGNPDERKYIREELLVAGKFDVCVTSFEMAIKEKTTLRRFSWRYIIIDEAHRIKNENSLLSKTMRIYNTNYRLLITGTPLQNNLHELWALLNFLLPEIFSSAETFDEWFQISGENDQEEVVQQLHKVLRPFLLRRLKSDVEKGLPPKKETILKVGMSQMQKQYYKALLQKDLEVVNAGGERKRLLNIAMQLRKCCNHPYLFQGAEPGPPYTTGDHLVENAGKMVLLDKLLPKLKERDSRVLIFSQMTRLLDILEDYLMYRGYLYCRIDGNTGGEDRDASIENFNKPGSEKFVFLLSTRAGGLGINLATADIVILYDSDWNPQVDLQAQDRAHRIGQKKEVQVFRFCTEYTIEEKVIERAYKKLALDALVIQQGRLAEQKTVNKDELLQMVRFGAEMVFSSKDSTITDEDIDRIIAKGEEATRELDAKMKKFTEDAIKFKMDDTADLYDFDDDKDESKVDFKKIVSDNWVEPPKRERKRNYSESEYFKQTMRQSGPARPKEPRIPRMPQLHDFQFFNTQRLSELYEKEVRYLMVQAQQKNQVKDSIDVDEPEEVGDPLTAEEQVEKEKLLEEGFSTWSRRDFNTFIRACEKYGRADVGGIASEMEGKSEEEVERYARVFKERYKELNDYDRIMKNIERGEARISRKDEIMKAIGKKLDRYKNPWLELKIQYGQNKGKLYNEECDRFMICMVHKLGYGNWDELKAAFRTSPLFRFDWFVKSRTTQELARRCDTLIRLVERENQEYDERERQARKEKKLAKNSTPSKRAMGRQATESPPSNMKKRKQSLMDDYVNSGKKGK is encoded by the exons ATGGGTAGGCGGTCTAAATCTGAAGAATCTCTATCAAATTCTTCAGAAGAAGAACCAGTTAACGATCAgcctgaagaagaagaagaggatgaagaagaacTTGAAGCTGTCGCCCGCCCTGTTGATTCCGATGAAGACGATAACGCTACCCCCGCCGCTGATGAACCGCtcgacgacgacgacgacgag GATGATAAAGATGAGACCAAGAATGAAATTAGTCATCGTGAAAAGGCGAGGTTAAAGGAAATGCAGAGGTTGAAGAAACAAAAGATTCAAGATATTTTGGATCAACAAAATGCTTCTATTGAGGCTGATATG AATAGTAAGGGAAAGGGGAGGCTGAAGTTCTTGTTGCAGCAGACCGAGTTATTTGCTCATTTTGCTAAAACTGACCAATCTGCTTCTCAGAAGAAGGTGAAGGGAAG GGGTCGTCATGCATCAAAGATGACTGAAGAAGAGGAGGATGAAGTCTATCTCAAGGAGGAAGAAGATGGCCTCTCTGGATCAGGACATACACGTTTGCTGGTGCAGCCTTCTT GTATTACGGGAAAAATGAGAGATTATCAACTTGCTGGGTTAAATTGGCTTATAAGGCTATATGAAAATGGTATCAATGGAATTCTTGCAGATGAGATG GGGCTTGGTAAAACTTTACAAACTATCTCATTGCTTGGTTATTTGCATGAGTTTAGAGGGATAACTGGTCCACACATGGTAGTTGCACCAAAGTCTACTCTTGGAAACTGGATGAATGAGATTAAACGCTTCTGTCCAGTATTGCGTGCTGTGAAGTTTCTTGGAAACCCTGACGAAAGG AAATACATTCGTGAAGAGTTACTTGTTGCTGGGAAGTTTGATGTATGTGTCACCAGTTTTGAAATGGCCATTAAAGAGAAGACTACTCTACGACGCTTTAGCTGGCGTTATATTATCATTGATGAAGCTCATCGGATTAAGAATGAGAATTCTCTTCTTTCAAAGACTATGAGGATATACAATACCAATTATCGTCTTCTTATCACGGGTACACCACTTCAG AACAATCTTCATGAACTTTGGGCACTGTTGAACTTTTTGCTACCTGAGATATTTAGCTCTGCCGAAACCTTTGATGAGTGGTTTCAAATCTCTGGTGAAAATGATCAAGAGGAAGTTGTCCAACAGCTTCACAAG GTTTTAAGGCCTTTCTTACTTAGAAGACTGAAGTCGGATGTTGAGAAGGGTCTACCCCCTAAGAAAGAAACCATCCTCAAGGTCGGAATGTCTCAAATGCAGAAACAGTATTATAAAGCATTGTTGCAGAAAGATCTTGAGGTTGTCAATGCTGGTGGCGAGCGAAAACGTCTTCTAAATATAGCTATGCAGCTTCGTAAGTGCTGTAACCATCCATATCTTTTTCAAGGAGCTGAACCTGGTCCACCTTATACTACTGGGGATCATCTTGTTGAGAATGCCG GCAAAATGGTGCTATTAGACAAGTTGCTACCAAAATTGAAGGAGCGTGATTCAAGAGTTCTAATATTCTCACag ATGACAAGACTACTGGACATTCTTGAAGATTACTTGATGTATCGCGGGTATTTGTATTGTCGTATTGATGGTAATACTGGTGGTGAAGACCGTGATGCTTccattgaaaattttaataagCCAGGAAGTGAAAAGTTCGTCTTTCTGTTATCAACTAGAGCTGGAGGACTTGGTATCAATCTTGCTACTGCAGATATTGTCATTCTGTATGACAGTGATTG GAATCCTCAAGTGGATTTACAAGCTCAGGATCGTGCTCATAGAATTGGGCAGAAGAAAGAAGTTCAAGTGTTCCGTTTCTGCACTGag TACACTATAGAGGAGAAGGTCATTGAAAGGGCTTATAAAAAGCTTGCACTTGATGCATTGGTTATTCAACAAGGACGTTTAGCTGAGCAAAAGA CTGTAAACAAAGATGAATTGCTACAAATGGTGAGGTTTGGTGCTGAGATGGTTTTCAGCTCTAAGGATAGTACAATCACAGATGAAGACATTGATAGAATTATTGCAAAAGGAGAGGAAGCTACCCGTGAACTTGATGCTAAGATGAAGAAGTTCACAGAAGATGCTATAAAGTTCAAAATGGACGACa CTGCGGATTTgtatgattttgatgatgacaag GATGAGAGCAAGGTTGACTTCAAAAAAATTGTCAGTGATAATTGGGTCGAGCCTCCAAAAAGAGAGCGAAAGCGCAA CTATTCGGAATCAGAATACTTTAAGCAAACTATGCGTCAAAGTGGTCCGGCAAGGCCAAAGGAACCTAGGATTCCTCGGATGCCACAATT GCATGACTTCCAGTTCTTTAACACTCAGAGGCTCAGCGAGTTGTATGAGAAAGAAGTGCGCTATCTTATGGTG CAGGCACAACAGAAGAATCAAGTGAAAGACTCGATAGATGTTGATGAGCCAGAAG AGGTTGGAGACCCTTTGACTGCTGAGGAGCAAGTTGAAAAAGAGAAACTGCTGGAAGAA GGATTTTCAACATGGAGTAGGAGAGACTTTAATACTTTCATAAGGGCATGTGAGAAGTATGGCCGGGCTGATGTTGGTGGTATTGCTTCTGAAATGGAAGGGAAATCAGAGGAAGAAGTTGAAAGATATGCTCGAGTATTTAAAGAAAGATACAAGGAATTGAACG ATTATGATCGCATCATGAAAAACATTGAGAGAGGGGAGGCTAGAATCTCTCGGAAAGATGAAATAATGAAAGCAATAGGAAAGAAGTTAGACCGTTACAAGAATCCTTGGTTAGAGCTTAAAATTCAGTATGGCCAAAATAAAGGCAAGCTATACAATGAAGAATGTGATCGATTCATG ATTTGCATGGTTCACAAACTCGGTTATGGTAACTGGGATGAGTTGAAGGCAGCATTTCGGACTTCACCTTTGTTCAGATTTGATTGGTTTGTCAAGTCACGGACCACTCAGGAACTAGCAAGGAGATGTGATACCCTCATAAGATTGGTGGAGAGGGAAAATCAAGAATATGATGAGAGGGAGAGGCAAGctcgtaaagaaaaaaaacttgccAAG AACTCAACACCATCAAAGCGGGCAATGGGAAGACAAGCTACTGAGAGCCCACCATCTAACATGAAGAAGAGAAAACAGTCATTGATGGATGACTATGTTAACTCG GGAAAGAAGGGCAAATGA
- the LOC122599009 gene encoding ISWI chromatin-remodeling complex ATPase CHR11 isoform X1, giving the protein MGRRSKSEESLSNSSEEEPVNDQPEEEEEDEEELEAVARPVDSDEDDNATPAADEPLDDDDDEDDKDETKNEISHREKARLKEMQRLKKQKIQDILDQQNASIEADMNSKGKGRLKFLLQQTELFAHFAKTDQSASQKKVKGRGRHASKMTEEEEDEVYLKEEEDGLSGSGHTRLLVQPSCITGKMRDYQLAGLNWLIRLYENGINGILADEMGLGKTLQTISLLGYLHEFRGITGPHMVVAPKSTLGNWMNEIKRFCPVLRAVKFLGNPDERKYIREELLVAGKFDVCVTSFEMAIKEKTTLRRFSWRYIIIDEAHRIKNENSLLSKTMRIYNTNYRLLITGTPLQNNLHELWALLNFLLPEIFSSAETFDEWFQISGENDQEEVVQQLHKVLRPFLLRRLKSDVEKGLPPKKETILKVGMSQMQKQYYKALLQKDLEVVNAGGERKRLLNIAMQLRKCCNHPYLFQGAEPGPPYTTGDHLVENAGKMVLLDKLLPKLKERDSRVLIFSQMTRLLDILEDYLMYRGYLYCRIDGNTGGEDRDASIENFNKPGSEKFVFLLSTRAGGLGINLATADIVILYDSDWNPQVDLQAQDRAHRIGQKKEVQVFRFCTEYTIEEKVIERAYKKLALDALVIQQGRLAEQKTVNKDELLQMVRFGAEMVFSSKDSTITDEDIDRIIAKGEEATRELDAKMKKFTEDAIKFKMDDTADLYDFDDDKDESKVDFKKIVSDNWVEPPKRERKRNYSESEYFKQTMRQSGPARPKEPRIPRMPQLHDFQFFNTQRLSELYEKEVRYLMVQAQQKNQVKDSIDVDEPEVEVGDPLTAEEQVEKEKLLEEGFSTWSRRDFNTFIRACEKYGRADVGGIASEMEGKSEEEVERYARVFKERYKELNDYDRIMKNIERGEARISRKDEIMKAIGKKLDRYKNPWLELKIQYGQNKGKLYNEECDRFMICMVHKLGYGNWDELKAAFRTSPLFRFDWFVKSRTTQELARRCDTLIRLVERENQEYDERERQARKEKKLAKNSTPSKRAMGRQATESPPSNMKKRKQSLMDDYVNSGKKGK; this is encoded by the exons ATGGGTAGGCGGTCTAAATCTGAAGAATCTCTATCAAATTCTTCAGAAGAAGAACCAGTTAACGATCAgcctgaagaagaagaagaggatgaagaagaacTTGAAGCTGTCGCCCGCCCTGTTGATTCCGATGAAGACGATAACGCTACCCCCGCCGCTGATGAACCGCtcgacgacgacgacgacgag GATGATAAAGATGAGACCAAGAATGAAATTAGTCATCGTGAAAAGGCGAGGTTAAAGGAAATGCAGAGGTTGAAGAAACAAAAGATTCAAGATATTTTGGATCAACAAAATGCTTCTATTGAGGCTGATATG AATAGTAAGGGAAAGGGGAGGCTGAAGTTCTTGTTGCAGCAGACCGAGTTATTTGCTCATTTTGCTAAAACTGACCAATCTGCTTCTCAGAAGAAGGTGAAGGGAAG GGGTCGTCATGCATCAAAGATGACTGAAGAAGAGGAGGATGAAGTCTATCTCAAGGAGGAAGAAGATGGCCTCTCTGGATCAGGACATACACGTTTGCTGGTGCAGCCTTCTT GTATTACGGGAAAAATGAGAGATTATCAACTTGCTGGGTTAAATTGGCTTATAAGGCTATATGAAAATGGTATCAATGGAATTCTTGCAGATGAGATG GGGCTTGGTAAAACTTTACAAACTATCTCATTGCTTGGTTATTTGCATGAGTTTAGAGGGATAACTGGTCCACACATGGTAGTTGCACCAAAGTCTACTCTTGGAAACTGGATGAATGAGATTAAACGCTTCTGTCCAGTATTGCGTGCTGTGAAGTTTCTTGGAAACCCTGACGAAAGG AAATACATTCGTGAAGAGTTACTTGTTGCTGGGAAGTTTGATGTATGTGTCACCAGTTTTGAAATGGCCATTAAAGAGAAGACTACTCTACGACGCTTTAGCTGGCGTTATATTATCATTGATGAAGCTCATCGGATTAAGAATGAGAATTCTCTTCTTTCAAAGACTATGAGGATATACAATACCAATTATCGTCTTCTTATCACGGGTACACCACTTCAG AACAATCTTCATGAACTTTGGGCACTGTTGAACTTTTTGCTACCTGAGATATTTAGCTCTGCCGAAACCTTTGATGAGTGGTTTCAAATCTCTGGTGAAAATGATCAAGAGGAAGTTGTCCAACAGCTTCACAAG GTTTTAAGGCCTTTCTTACTTAGAAGACTGAAGTCGGATGTTGAGAAGGGTCTACCCCCTAAGAAAGAAACCATCCTCAAGGTCGGAATGTCTCAAATGCAGAAACAGTATTATAAAGCATTGTTGCAGAAAGATCTTGAGGTTGTCAATGCTGGTGGCGAGCGAAAACGTCTTCTAAATATAGCTATGCAGCTTCGTAAGTGCTGTAACCATCCATATCTTTTTCAAGGAGCTGAACCTGGTCCACCTTATACTACTGGGGATCATCTTGTTGAGAATGCCG GCAAAATGGTGCTATTAGACAAGTTGCTACCAAAATTGAAGGAGCGTGATTCAAGAGTTCTAATATTCTCACag ATGACAAGACTACTGGACATTCTTGAAGATTACTTGATGTATCGCGGGTATTTGTATTGTCGTATTGATGGTAATACTGGTGGTGAAGACCGTGATGCTTccattgaaaattttaataagCCAGGAAGTGAAAAGTTCGTCTTTCTGTTATCAACTAGAGCTGGAGGACTTGGTATCAATCTTGCTACTGCAGATATTGTCATTCTGTATGACAGTGATTG GAATCCTCAAGTGGATTTACAAGCTCAGGATCGTGCTCATAGAATTGGGCAGAAGAAAGAAGTTCAAGTGTTCCGTTTCTGCACTGag TACACTATAGAGGAGAAGGTCATTGAAAGGGCTTATAAAAAGCTTGCACTTGATGCATTGGTTATTCAACAAGGACGTTTAGCTGAGCAAAAGA CTGTAAACAAAGATGAATTGCTACAAATGGTGAGGTTTGGTGCTGAGATGGTTTTCAGCTCTAAGGATAGTACAATCACAGATGAAGACATTGATAGAATTATTGCAAAAGGAGAGGAAGCTACCCGTGAACTTGATGCTAAGATGAAGAAGTTCACAGAAGATGCTATAAAGTTCAAAATGGACGACa CTGCGGATTTgtatgattttgatgatgacaag GATGAGAGCAAGGTTGACTTCAAAAAAATTGTCAGTGATAATTGGGTCGAGCCTCCAAAAAGAGAGCGAAAGCGCAA CTATTCGGAATCAGAATACTTTAAGCAAACTATGCGTCAAAGTGGTCCGGCAAGGCCAAAGGAACCTAGGATTCCTCGGATGCCACAATT GCATGACTTCCAGTTCTTTAACACTCAGAGGCTCAGCGAGTTGTATGAGAAAGAAGTGCGCTATCTTATGGTG CAGGCACAACAGAAGAATCAAGTGAAAGACTCGATAGATGTTGATGAGCCAGAAG TAGAGGTTGGAGACCCTTTGACTGCTGAGGAGCAAGTTGAAAAAGAGAAACTGCTGGAAGAA GGATTTTCAACATGGAGTAGGAGAGACTTTAATACTTTCATAAGGGCATGTGAGAAGTATGGCCGGGCTGATGTTGGTGGTATTGCTTCTGAAATGGAAGGGAAATCAGAGGAAGAAGTTGAAAGATATGCTCGAGTATTTAAAGAAAGATACAAGGAATTGAACG ATTATGATCGCATCATGAAAAACATTGAGAGAGGGGAGGCTAGAATCTCTCGGAAAGATGAAATAATGAAAGCAATAGGAAAGAAGTTAGACCGTTACAAGAATCCTTGGTTAGAGCTTAAAATTCAGTATGGCCAAAATAAAGGCAAGCTATACAATGAAGAATGTGATCGATTCATG ATTTGCATGGTTCACAAACTCGGTTATGGTAACTGGGATGAGTTGAAGGCAGCATTTCGGACTTCACCTTTGTTCAGATTTGATTGGTTTGTCAAGTCACGGACCACTCAGGAACTAGCAAGGAGATGTGATACCCTCATAAGATTGGTGGAGAGGGAAAATCAAGAATATGATGAGAGGGAGAGGCAAGctcgtaaagaaaaaaaacttgccAAG AACTCAACACCATCAAAGCGGGCAATGGGAAGACAAGCTACTGAGAGCCCACCATCTAACATGAAGAAGAGAAAACAGTCATTGATGGATGACTATGTTAACTCG GGAAAGAAGGGCAAATGA
- the LOC122599009 gene encoding ISWI chromatin-remodeling complex ATPase CHR11 isoform X3, with protein MGRRSKSEESLSNSSEEEPVNDQPEEEEEDEEELEAVARPVDSDEDDNATPAADEPLDDDDDEDDKDETKNEISHREKARLKEMQRLKKQKIQDILDQQNASIEADMNSKGKGRLKFLLQQTELFAHFAKTDQSASQKKVKGRGRHASKMTEEEEDEVYLKEEEDGLSGSGHTRLLVQPSCITGKMRDYQLAGLNWLIRLYENGINGILADEMGLGKTLQTISLLGYLHEFRGITGPHMVVAPKSTLGNWMNEIKRFCPVLRAVKFLGNPDERKYIREELLVAGKFDVCVTSFEMAIKEKTTLRRFSWRYIIIDEAHRIKNENSLLSKTMRIYNTNYRLLITGTPLQNNLHELWALLNFLLPEIFSSAETFDEWFQISGENDQEEVVQQLHKVLRPFLLRRLKSDVEKGLPPKKETILKVGMSQMQKQYYKALLQKDLEVVNAGGERKRLLNIAMQLRKCCNHPYLFQGAEPGPPYTTGDHLVENAGKMVLLDKLLPKLKERDSRVLIFSQMTRLLDILEDYLMYRGYLYCRIDGNTGGEDRDASIENFNKPGSEKFVFLLSTRAGGLGINLATADIVILYDSDWNPQVDLQAQDRAHRIGQKKEVQVFRFCTEYTIEEKVIERAYKKLALDALVIQQGRLAEQKTVNKDELLQMVRFGAEMVFSSKDSTITDEDIDRIIAKGEEATRELDAKMKKFTEDAIKFKMDDTADLYDFDDDKDESKVDFKKIVSDNWVEPPKRERKRNYSESEYFKQTMRQSGPARPKEPRIPRMPQLHDFQFFNTQRLSELYEKEVRYLMVAQQKNQVKDSIDVDEPEVEVGDPLTAEEQVEKEKLLEEGFSTWSRRDFNTFIRACEKYGRADVGGIASEMEGKSEEEVERYARVFKERYKELNDYDRIMKNIERGEARISRKDEIMKAIGKKLDRYKNPWLELKIQYGQNKGKLYNEECDRFMICMVHKLGYGNWDELKAAFRTSPLFRFDWFVKSRTTQELARRCDTLIRLVERENQEYDERERQARKEKKLAKNSTPSKRAMGRQATESPPSNMKKRKQSLMDDYVNSGKKGK; from the exons ATGGGTAGGCGGTCTAAATCTGAAGAATCTCTATCAAATTCTTCAGAAGAAGAACCAGTTAACGATCAgcctgaagaagaagaagaggatgaagaagaacTTGAAGCTGTCGCCCGCCCTGTTGATTCCGATGAAGACGATAACGCTACCCCCGCCGCTGATGAACCGCtcgacgacgacgacgacgag GATGATAAAGATGAGACCAAGAATGAAATTAGTCATCGTGAAAAGGCGAGGTTAAAGGAAATGCAGAGGTTGAAGAAACAAAAGATTCAAGATATTTTGGATCAACAAAATGCTTCTATTGAGGCTGATATG AATAGTAAGGGAAAGGGGAGGCTGAAGTTCTTGTTGCAGCAGACCGAGTTATTTGCTCATTTTGCTAAAACTGACCAATCTGCTTCTCAGAAGAAGGTGAAGGGAAG GGGTCGTCATGCATCAAAGATGACTGAAGAAGAGGAGGATGAAGTCTATCTCAAGGAGGAAGAAGATGGCCTCTCTGGATCAGGACATACACGTTTGCTGGTGCAGCCTTCTT GTATTACGGGAAAAATGAGAGATTATCAACTTGCTGGGTTAAATTGGCTTATAAGGCTATATGAAAATGGTATCAATGGAATTCTTGCAGATGAGATG GGGCTTGGTAAAACTTTACAAACTATCTCATTGCTTGGTTATTTGCATGAGTTTAGAGGGATAACTGGTCCACACATGGTAGTTGCACCAAAGTCTACTCTTGGAAACTGGATGAATGAGATTAAACGCTTCTGTCCAGTATTGCGTGCTGTGAAGTTTCTTGGAAACCCTGACGAAAGG AAATACATTCGTGAAGAGTTACTTGTTGCTGGGAAGTTTGATGTATGTGTCACCAGTTTTGAAATGGCCATTAAAGAGAAGACTACTCTACGACGCTTTAGCTGGCGTTATATTATCATTGATGAAGCTCATCGGATTAAGAATGAGAATTCTCTTCTTTCAAAGACTATGAGGATATACAATACCAATTATCGTCTTCTTATCACGGGTACACCACTTCAG AACAATCTTCATGAACTTTGGGCACTGTTGAACTTTTTGCTACCTGAGATATTTAGCTCTGCCGAAACCTTTGATGAGTGGTTTCAAATCTCTGGTGAAAATGATCAAGAGGAAGTTGTCCAACAGCTTCACAAG GTTTTAAGGCCTTTCTTACTTAGAAGACTGAAGTCGGATGTTGAGAAGGGTCTACCCCCTAAGAAAGAAACCATCCTCAAGGTCGGAATGTCTCAAATGCAGAAACAGTATTATAAAGCATTGTTGCAGAAAGATCTTGAGGTTGTCAATGCTGGTGGCGAGCGAAAACGTCTTCTAAATATAGCTATGCAGCTTCGTAAGTGCTGTAACCATCCATATCTTTTTCAAGGAGCTGAACCTGGTCCACCTTATACTACTGGGGATCATCTTGTTGAGAATGCCG GCAAAATGGTGCTATTAGACAAGTTGCTACCAAAATTGAAGGAGCGTGATTCAAGAGTTCTAATATTCTCACag ATGACAAGACTACTGGACATTCTTGAAGATTACTTGATGTATCGCGGGTATTTGTATTGTCGTATTGATGGTAATACTGGTGGTGAAGACCGTGATGCTTccattgaaaattttaataagCCAGGAAGTGAAAAGTTCGTCTTTCTGTTATCAACTAGAGCTGGAGGACTTGGTATCAATCTTGCTACTGCAGATATTGTCATTCTGTATGACAGTGATTG GAATCCTCAAGTGGATTTACAAGCTCAGGATCGTGCTCATAGAATTGGGCAGAAGAAAGAAGTTCAAGTGTTCCGTTTCTGCACTGag TACACTATAGAGGAGAAGGTCATTGAAAGGGCTTATAAAAAGCTTGCACTTGATGCATTGGTTATTCAACAAGGACGTTTAGCTGAGCAAAAGA CTGTAAACAAAGATGAATTGCTACAAATGGTGAGGTTTGGTGCTGAGATGGTTTTCAGCTCTAAGGATAGTACAATCACAGATGAAGACATTGATAGAATTATTGCAAAAGGAGAGGAAGCTACCCGTGAACTTGATGCTAAGATGAAGAAGTTCACAGAAGATGCTATAAAGTTCAAAATGGACGACa CTGCGGATTTgtatgattttgatgatgacaag GATGAGAGCAAGGTTGACTTCAAAAAAATTGTCAGTGATAATTGGGTCGAGCCTCCAAAAAGAGAGCGAAAGCGCAA CTATTCGGAATCAGAATACTTTAAGCAAACTATGCGTCAAAGTGGTCCGGCAAGGCCAAAGGAACCTAGGATTCCTCGGATGCCACAATT GCATGACTTCCAGTTCTTTAACACTCAGAGGCTCAGCGAGTTGTATGAGAAAGAAGTGCGCTATCTTATGGTG GCACAACAGAAGAATCAAGTGAAAGACTCGATAGATGTTGATGAGCCAGAAG TAGAGGTTGGAGACCCTTTGACTGCTGAGGAGCAAGTTGAAAAAGAGAAACTGCTGGAAGAA GGATTTTCAACATGGAGTAGGAGAGACTTTAATACTTTCATAAGGGCATGTGAGAAGTATGGCCGGGCTGATGTTGGTGGTATTGCTTCTGAAATGGAAGGGAAATCAGAGGAAGAAGTTGAAAGATATGCTCGAGTATTTAAAGAAAGATACAAGGAATTGAACG ATTATGATCGCATCATGAAAAACATTGAGAGAGGGGAGGCTAGAATCTCTCGGAAAGATGAAATAATGAAAGCAATAGGAAAGAAGTTAGACCGTTACAAGAATCCTTGGTTAGAGCTTAAAATTCAGTATGGCCAAAATAAAGGCAAGCTATACAATGAAGAATGTGATCGATTCATG ATTTGCATGGTTCACAAACTCGGTTATGGTAACTGGGATGAGTTGAAGGCAGCATTTCGGACTTCACCTTTGTTCAGATTTGATTGGTTTGTCAAGTCACGGACCACTCAGGAACTAGCAAGGAGATGTGATACCCTCATAAGATTGGTGGAGAGGGAAAATCAAGAATATGATGAGAGGGAGAGGCAAGctcgtaaagaaaaaaaacttgccAAG AACTCAACACCATCAAAGCGGGCAATGGGAAGACAAGCTACTGAGAGCCCACCATCTAACATGAAGAAGAGAAAACAGTCATTGATGGATGACTATGTTAACTCG GGAAAGAAGGGCAAATGA